One Serratia liquefaciens genomic window, TGCGGATAATCGCGCTGCGCCTGACGCAGCAGTTCGCCACCGGCGGAATAGGACGACGAACGCGCGGTCATGACGCTGTACGGCTCAAGACCGGATTCGCGCATCGCCTGTTCATAGCCCTGTTGTTTGATAATGGTACGTTCATCCTGACGCGCTCCGAAATACACCACGTGGCGATGACCGTGCGCGATGATTTGCTGAGTCATCTGGCGCGCCGCTTCAAAGTTATTGAAACCCACGGCCAGGTCAATGCAGGGCGAAACGCAGTCCATCAGTTCGACAACCGGGATCCCTGCCACCTCAATCATCTTCATGGTGCGCGGCGTATGGTGGCGTTCAGACAGGATCAGCCCATCAATGTTGTAAGACAGCAGCGAGGTCAGGCGCTGTTCTTCACGCTCCGGCAAATAACCATAGTGCGCCAGCATGGTCTGGTAATTGTGCGCATCGGTGACGCTCTCGATGCCGCGCAGCACTTCGGCGAACACCTGGTTGGTCAACGACGGCAACAATACGCCAATGGCGCGGCTGGTGGAGTTGGAAAGGATATCCGGCGCACGGTTGGGAATGTAGCCCAGCTCATCCAGTGCGACGGCAATTTTTTGCTGCAAGATGGCAGAAACCTGCTCGGGATTACGCAGATAACGGCTCACCGTCATCTTGGTAACGCCAACCTTGTCTGCGACATCTTGAAGTACCGGCCGTTTTTTCTTCATTATCAATGAACTGGCTAACCGTGAATGGGCGCTCATTTTAGCAAAAAAAAACCGCTGCCGATATTGTTGGTTATCGGACGTCACAACGCAAAAAGGGCTCACTGTGTGAGCCCTCGGTATTGACTGTTGAATCAGACCGGCGGCAGATCGAACAGCAGGATTTCACTGTCTTCATCGGCATGAATCGACAGCGCGGTTTCATCCCACACCGCGAAAGCATCGCTGGTACCGGCCTGCTGACCGTTGACCACGACCTTGCCTCGCACCACCTGGATCCACACGCGACGACCGGCTTCAATCGGGCACTCAGCCTGTTCGTCTTGCTTCAATGCCCAGCGGGACAGCGTCATGTCCTGGAACACTTTCAGCGAACCTTCACGCGCATCCGGCGACAGCACCAGTTGACGGCCCTGTGGCGCATCGAACATGCGTTGCTCATAGCGCGGCTCCAGCCCAACCTGATCGGGAATGATCCAAATCTGGTACAAATGCAACGGACGATCGTTATTGCCGTTGTACTCGGAGTGACGCACTCCGGTGCCGGCACTCATGATCTGGAATTCACCGGCCTGGATCTGCTCTTTATTGCCCATGCTGTCCTGGTGCTCTACCGTGCCGCTCAGCACGTAGGTCAGGATTTCCATGTCTTTATGCGGGTGAGTGCCAAAACCCTGCCCTGCGTCAATCACGTCTTCGTTGATCACCCGCAGCGCCGAGAAGCCCATAAAATCGGCATCGTAATAGTTGGCAAAGGAGAAGGTGTGCCAGCTATCCAGCCAACCATGATTGGCATGACCGCGATCTTCTGCCTTACGTAGATAAATCATATTCAACTCTCCTCAATGTTTTTTACAGTCTAGTCCTGGCAGCAGAATATGAAAGCGTAAAAAACTCATCTCTCTGTTCAAAAAATTAGATGGAGTAGCGAAGCCATTGGCAGGGAATTTGTTGAAGGCGGATGAGCTGAAAACAGGCAAAAAAAAAGCCAGCACCCGAGCTGGCTAAGTAATACTTGGAAGCAATGTGAGCAATGTCGTGCCTTCGCAGCGAGGGTATCAAAGGTTGATACTCTCCCCGGAACGCATCGCAATAATAATCATTATCATTCGCACCTGTAAAGCGTTTTTTTAACCAATCCGGAATAATATTGACTCGACACAATAAACCGATAAATTCAGAGGTTATTCAACCGGTAAGCCAAAGGAGCAGCGTAATGAGTGAAATCGTAGTTCGTCACGTGGAAACGGCAGATGCACAGGCCCTGCATCAACTCTATTCTCAGCCGAAGGCTTACCGTGACACGCTACATCTCCCGCTACCCTCCGTCGAGCTATGGCACAAGCGCCTCGCCAACCTCGAACCGGGCACCCATAGCCTGGTGGCCTGCATCGACGGGCAGATTGTCGGCCAGTTGAGCGTGATGCTGAATCAACGCGTGCGCCGCCGCCATGTGGCGAGTTTCGGCATTGGCGTCGATGACCGCCACCACGGTAAAGGCGTCGGCAGCAGCCTGATGAAGGCGATGATCGACCTTTGCGACAAATGGGCAGACATCGAGCGCATCGAACTGACGGTGTTTACCGATAATCAGGCGGCCATCGCGCTATACCGCAAATTCGGTTTTGAAATCGAAGGCACCAGCCGCGCTTATGCCATGCGCGACGGGGTGCTGGTTGATTCTTACCATATGGCGCGTTTTCGCAGTGAACAGCAGAAAAAAACAGCCTCATGAGTGAGATAAAAAAAGGATCAGGGGCGGCAAACCGCCCCTTCACCGTCAGCCGTCGCACCTTCGTGCAAACGCTGGCCTGCGTAACGGGTGCTATCGGCATCCTCTCTCCCACCACCTTCCTGGGGGCCGCAATGCCAACCTCTCCTGCCGTACGAACCGGCGCCCGTAACCTGATTACCGACGTGCCCGGCCTGAAAGTCGGGGTCGCCCACGACAGCCGGGTGCGCACCGGCACAACGGTGATCCTGCCGGATCGCCCGGCGATCGCCGCAGTCGATGTGCGCGGCGGTGGCCCGGCAACCCGCGAAACCGATGCGCTGGGGGAAGATAATCTGGTGCAAACCCTCGATGCCCTGGTGCTGAGCGGCGGGTCGGTGTATGGCCTGGCGGCGGCCGATGGCGTGGCGGCCTGGCTGGGGCAACAGGGCCGGGGTTATGCCCTGCGCCCGGCCCCGGGCGTACCTGTCTCTCCAATAGTGCCTACCGCCTGCCTGTACGATTTAAGCAACGCAGGGGATAAAAACTGGCAGCTCGACCCGCCTTATCGCCAATTGGGGATAGAAGCCGCCAGCAAAGCCGGTCACGATTTCCCGCTCGGCACCGTTGGCGCCGGCTATGGTGCCATGACCGGCATGGGCAAGCTGAAAGGTGGCCTGGGGTCGGCTTCGATCGTGGCGACCAATGGCGCCATCGTCGGCGCATTGGTGGCGGTCAATAGCCTGGGGTCGGTCGTTGCCCCCGGGACCCGCGCCTTTTGGGCTACGCCTTATGAAATCGGCGGCGAGTTTGGCAACGGGGGTACCGCAGCGCTGGCGCAGTTGCACGGCCAGGGCGAAGACTGGATGCCAGAAGAACCGACGGGCGGCAGGAAGAACACCACCCTGGCCTGCATTGCCACCGATCTGGCTTTAACCCGGGTGGAGCTGAAACGCGTGGCAATGATGGCACAGGACGGCATGGCACGCGCCATTCGTCCACTGCACAGCCCGTTCGACGGCGACGTGGTCTTTGCCTTATCCACCGGGCAGCGTGAGGTGCAAGGCAGCCGAGAGCTGGCGGTGCTGCAGACAGGTGCACTGGCGGCGGACACCCTGGCACGGGCCATCGCCCGTGGTGTCTATGCGGCAACCCCATGGCCCGGCGGGCAGGTCACCACCTGGAAAACCCTCGCCTGATACCGCCAATAAAAAGGGGCGCATTGATCACTCAAGCGCCCCTTGCCGATCGCCAGCGAATTAAAGGCCGGCGGTCTCTTTAATATAACGTCGCGCCTTCACCGCATATTCAAACGGGTTGGCCAGCGCCGGATCTTGCTCAGCCTCCACCACCATCCAGCCTTTGTAACCGCGCTCATCCAGCAGTTTAAACACCGGACGGAAATCGATCGCCCCATCACCCGGCACGGTGAAGGTGCCTTTCTTCACGCCGTCGAGGAAGCTGAGCTTGTTGGCTTTCACCTCGGCCACCACGTCGTCACGCACGTCTTTCAGATGCACATGGTTGATACGCGGCAGGTATTTTTCCAGTATCGCCATCATCGCCTGCTGGCCACCTTCAGAATAGTAAGCGTGGCCGGTATCAAACAGCAGATAGACGTCGTCGTTTACCATGCTCATGTAGCGGTCGATTTCGGCGGTGGTCTGGATGCCGGTGCCCATATGGTGATGCAGACAGACCTGCATCCCTTTCCCGGCGGCAATTTTCGCCAGTTCGTTGTAACCGTCAGCCACCCGCTGCCACTCTTCATCGCTGAAATAGGGCTTCTCTTCGAACACCCCTTTAGTGGTGCCCTGAATGCTTTTGCTCTGCTCGGAGCAGCCAATCACCTTGGCGCCCATCGCATGCAGGAAATTCATGTGGTTAATAAATTCATCGATGGTTTTTTCTTTCTGACCATCGGCGAAGAAGGTGCTGAACCAAGCGTTGCAGATTTGAATGCCGCGGATATCCAGCATCGGCTTGAGCACCGCCGGATCGCGCGGATACTTGCTGCCCACTTCGCTGCCTGTAAACCCGGCCAGTGCCATTTCACTGACGCACTGCTGGAAAGTGTTCTCTTTGCCCAGGTCAGGCATGTCGTCGTTGGTCCAGCCAATCGGGGCGATGGCCAGTTTTACGTTGTCTTTGTTCATTTTCAGCCTCAATCATAGGAGCAGCACGCCGGTGATTTCACACCCACGCAGCCGAGAAATTTATTTGCCCAACAGCTCTTTTTCGATGCGCTCTCGGGTCGCTACCGCCTGAGTTTTCATTCGTTCCGGATAGCCAAACAGCGAGGTGCAGATAATGGATTCGCCACCCACCTTAAAATTACGATTGGCAAACTCCATATCGCGCAGCGTCTGGAACAGGGCATCGAAATCCACTTCCCCTTCGCCGATACCCATATGCTGGTGCACGGCGGCGTCTACGCCCGGCGGGTTGACGATATAGCGGCAGTGCTTGGTATGGTTCATGGTGTCGGCTATCAACACGTGCGAGAGATCGTCACCGGCATATTTCAGCATGCCGGCTACGTCGCCCTGGCCTTTGTCGTAGTAGAAGGTGTGCGGCACGCTGTAGAGATACTTCACGTGATCGCTGCGTAACGACTTGACGATATCGGCGGTTTCGTTGCTCAGCTCGCAGAAATCCCACGGGTGCGATTGGATCTCCATGCGGATACCTTCGCGCTCGATAATCGGCAGCAGCTCCTCCATTGAGCGGTACCACAGCTCTTCACAGATCTCCGGCTCATTGGGGTTGCCCGCCAGCTCGGTGTTGATCACCTGGACGCCCATTTCCACTGCGATTTCAATCATCCGGCGCCAGTTTTTGACCGCCGCCTGGCGGCGATCTTCCCCCGGACCGGACCAGCGATACACCACGATAAATGAGGAAATCTCCACGCCGGTGGCCTTCAGCGCATTTTTGTATTCCGCCATCACTTCACGCCCGGCTTTCGGGTGCTTGTAAAACGGATTGATCTGCGGGTGCGGCGACTGCTCAATATACTGATAGCCCCAGTCCGCCACCTGCTCAACCATTTTGGTGATGCCAAGGTCCCTGATGACATCCACATCAAAAGCGATCTTCATGGTTATTCCTCTTTAAACGTAAGTGCGGCGCTCAACCCATCAGTTGCCGTAAAAAGCCGGGCGCGGCGGCAAGGTCACCGGCACAATTTCACCGCTGAGTTGCGCAGCCACGCAGGCGTCGGCAGTGACAGAAGCGGCATAACCATCCCAGGCAGAAGGCCCGGTCAACTTGCCGGCCAATACGTCATTGATAAAGCCTTGCAGCTCGACGTCATAAGCATCGATAAAGCGGTCTTTCCAGTCGGTCAGAATTTCGGTAGACAGTCTGGCACCGCTGCGCATCTGCACCGAAGACGGCTCTGGCAGCTTGGCAATGCCGGTTTCACCCACCACTTCACACTGGATGTCATAGCCGTATTGGCAGTTAACGAAAATTTCGACGTCGATACGCGTGCCTTTGGCGGTTTCGAACAGCACAATTTGCGGATCTTTCAGATGCGGGAACGCCTTGGGGCTTTTACGCGGGAACACGACCTGCACCGAGACATAGTCGTCATCCAGCAGCCAGCGCAGCACGTCAATCTCGTGGATCAGGGTGTCGGTGATCGCCATATCCGTGGTGTAAGCTTCGCCGACGGTCGGGTTACGGTGTGCGCAGTGCAGCATCAGCGGTTCGCCGATTTGCCCGCTGGTCAGCACCTGTTTTAATGCGCGGTAACCCTGATCGTAAGGGCGCATAAAGCCGACCTGCACCAGACGCTTACCGTGCTTCGCTTCGGCCTCGACGATGTTTTTACAGCCCTGAGCGGTGACCGCCAGCGGCTTTTCGCAGAATACCGGCTTACCGGCGGCAATCGCAGCCAACACAAACTCTTCGTGACTCGGCCCCCAGGAAGTGACCAGCACCGCCTGCACGTCCGCCGCCTTGACCAGATCGTGGCCGTTGTCATACACCTTGGCGTCCAGTTGCAGATCGCTCACCACCTTGGCGGCGCTGTCGCGATTGATGTCGTTGACCGCCACGATGCGGCTGCCCTGCAACACTTTGCTGCAGCGGCGAATGTGATCCCGACCGATTGCGCCGGTGCCAATAACCCCAATGTTCAATGTCATTTTCGTTATCCTCTTCAAATAGTTGCGGCAGACGCAAGGTCTGGGTAATCAAGCCTGGTGACGATCAGTAGTCGCGCGCCTTATCGATGTTTTCCTGCAGCTTGCGGGCCACGGCGACAATTTTTTCGCTGTCGGCAACCTGGGCACCGCCCACGCGCCACCAACTGAGATATTTGTGCACCATGGTTTTTGGCAGCACCTTGATGTCCAGCAGGGTCGACACGGTTTGCCGACGGGCATCGGCCAGCGCTTCGATCAGCTGCTGCTCGGTGGTCACGCTGTAGGTCTTGCAACCGTAGGCCGCAGCCAACATGGCAAAGTTGACCGGCACCAAATTGCCGTCAAGTTTGCCGCCCTGCGGATTGCGGAAGCGGAATTCGGTGGTGTAGCTGTCCATGCCGTGTTCCATCTGCAGGTTGTTGATGCAACCGTTGGTCATGTTGTCGAGCAGCACCACGTTGATTTTGCAGCCTTCCTGAATTGAGGTGACCAGTTCGGAATGCAGCATCATAAAGGCGCCGTCGCCGACCATCGCATACACCTCGCGGTTCGGCTCGGCCAGCTTGACCCCCAGCGCGGCATTGACCTCGTAACCCATGCAGGAATAGCCGTATTCCACGTGATAACCCTGTTCGCCGTGGTTGTGCCACACCCGTTGCAAATCGCCCGGCAGGCTGCCGGCGGCGGCGACGATCACGCTGTCCTGCGGCAGATGCTGGTTCAGTACCCCCAGCACCCGGCTTTGGGTTAACAAGGAGTCGGTCTTTTCGATAAATTCGGCAAACACGCGATCGCGATCGAGGTGATCGTCAATTTCAGGAACAAATCCTTCTCCGGTGTATTCCACCGCATAAACCCGGGCGGTTTCCTGCTGCTGTGCGCTGCGCGCGTCGACAATGGCATTGCCCCAGCCGGCGCGGTAATCCGCCTGTGCCAGCCGTTCGCTCAGTGCGGACAGCGCTTCGCGGGCATCGGCCAACACCTGCACGCCGTCGAGCTTGCCGGCGTCAAAAGCGCTGACGTTGATATTGAGGAAATCGACGTCCGGATCCTGGAACAGCCATTTTGACGAGGTGGTAAAGTCGGTATAACGGGTGCCTACGCCAATCACCAGATCGGCCTGACGTGCCAGCGTATTCGCCGCCAGACAGCCGGTTTCACCGATGCCCCCCAGGTTGAATTCATGGCTGCTCGGCACCGTGCCTTTGCCCGCCTGAGTTTCGGCAAACGGGATGTGGAAACGCTCGGCGAAGTCACGCAGCGCCTGGCCGGCCTGCGAGTATTTCACCCCGCCACCGCACACCAGCAGCGGGCGACGTTTAGCGGTCAGCAGCGCCAACGCATCCTCCAGCATGCCTGCGGTCGCCGGGCGGCGATCGAGCCGATGCACACGCTTTTGGAAGAAATAGTCCGGGTAGTCATAGGCTTCGCCCTGCACGTCCTGCGGCAGGCACAGCGTCACCGCGCCGGTTTCCGCCGGATCGGTCAGCACGCGCATCGCGTTGATGCAGGCGCTCATCAGTTGCTCCGGTCGCACTATGCGGTCCCAGTACTTGCTCACCGCACGGAAGGCGTCATTGGTGCTGATGCTGAGATCGTAAGACTGTTCAATCTGCTGCAGCACCGGGTCCGGCTGGCGTGAGGCGTAAACATCGCCCGGCAGCAACAATAAAGGAATGCGGTTGGCGGTGGCGGTCGCGGCGGCGGTGATCATATTGGCGGCGCCGGGCCCGACGGAAGAGGTGCAGGCATAGATCTGCTGGCGCAGCTTCTGTTTGGCGAAGCCGGTCGCTGCGTGGGCCATACCCTGCTCGTTACGCCCCTGATGCACCACCAGCTCGCCGCTGTCCTGTTCCAGCGCCTGCCCCAGACCGAGGACGTTGCCGTGGCCGAAAATCGCAAAGATGCCTTTGACGAATTTGG contains:
- a CDS encoding Gfo/Idh/MocA family protein, which translates into the protein MTLNIGVIGTGAIGRDHIRRCSKVLQGSRIVAVNDINRDSAAKVVSDLQLDAKVYDNGHDLVKAADVQAVLVTSWGPSHEEFVLAAIAAGKPVFCEKPLAVTAQGCKNIVEAEAKHGKRLVQVGFMRPYDQGYRALKQVLTSGQIGEPLMLHCAHRNPTVGEAYTTDMAITDTLIHEIDVLRWLLDDDYVSVQVVFPRKSPKAFPHLKDPQIVLFETAKGTRIDVEIFVNCQYGYDIQCEVVGETGIAKLPEPSSVQMRSGARLSTEILTDWKDRFIDAYDVELQGFINDVLAGKLTGPSAWDGYAASVTADACVAAQLSGEIVPVTLPPRPAFYGN
- a CDS encoding P1 family peptidase; the protein is MSEIKKGSGAANRPFTVSRRTFVQTLACVTGAIGILSPTTFLGAAMPTSPAVRTGARNLITDVPGLKVGVAHDSRVRTGTTVILPDRPAIAAVDVRGGGPATRETDALGEDNLVQTLDALVLSGGSVYGLAAADGVAAWLGQQGRGYALRPAPGVPVSPIVPTACLYDLSNAGDKNWQLDPPYRQLGIEAASKAGHDFPLGTVGAGYGAMTGMGKLKGGLGSASIVATNGAIVGALVAVNSLGSVVAPGTRAFWATPYEIGGEFGNGGTAALAQLHGQGEDWMPEEPTGGRKNTTLACIATDLALTRVELKRVAMMAQDGMARAIRPLHSPFDGDVVFALSTGQREVQGSRELAVLQTGALAADTLARAIARGVYAATPWPGGQVTTWKTLA
- the gntR gene encoding gluconate operon transcriptional repressor GntR, whose protein sequence is MKKKRPVLQDVADKVGVTKMTVSRYLRNPEQVSAILQQKIAVALDELGYIPNRAPDILSNSTSRAIGVLLPSLTNQVFAEVLRGIESVTDAHNYQTMLAHYGYLPEREEQRLTSLLSYNIDGLILSERHHTPRTMKMIEVAGIPVVELMDCVSPCIDLAVGFNNFEAARQMTQQIIAHGHRHVVYFGARQDERTIIKQQGYEQAMRESGLEPYSVMTARSSSYSAGGELLRQAQRDYPQIDSIFCTNDDLAIGATFECQRQGLSIPKDMAIAGFHGHDIGQVMVPKLASVLTPRERMGQIGAERLLARLRGETVSPRMVDVGFTVIPGGSI
- a CDS encoding GNAT family N-acetyltransferase, whose protein sequence is MSEIVVRHVETADAQALHQLYSQPKAYRDTLHLPLPSVELWHKRLANLEPGTHSLVACIDGQIVGQLSVMLNQRVRRRHVASFGIGVDDRHHGKGVGSSLMKAMIDLCDKWADIERIELTVFTDNQAAIALYRKFGFEIEGTSRAYAMRDGVLVDSYHMARFRSEQQKKTAS
- a CDS encoding sugar phosphate isomerase/epimerase family protein; its protein translation is MKIAFDVDVIRDLGITKMVEQVADWGYQYIEQSPHPQINPFYKHPKAGREVMAEYKNALKATGVEISSFIVVYRWSGPGEDRRQAAVKNWRRMIEIAVEMGVQVINTELAGNPNEPEICEELWYRSMEELLPIIEREGIRMEIQSHPWDFCELSNETADIVKSLRSDHVKYLYSVPHTFYYDKGQGDVAGMLKYAGDDLSHVLIADTMNHTKHCRYIVNPPGVDAAVHQHMGIGEGEVDFDALFQTLRDMEFANRNFKVGGESIICTSLFGYPERMKTQAVATRERIEKELLGK
- the iolE gene encoding myo-inosose-2 dehydratase; protein product: MNKDNVKLAIAPIGWTNDDMPDLGKENTFQQCVSEMALAGFTGSEVGSKYPRDPAVLKPMLDIRGIQICNAWFSTFFADGQKEKTIDEFINHMNFLHAMGAKVIGCSEQSKSIQGTTKGVFEEKPYFSDEEWQRVADGYNELAKIAAGKGMQVCLHHHMGTGIQTTAEIDRYMSMVNDDVYLLFDTGHAYYSEGGQQAMMAILEKYLPRINHVHLKDVRDDVVAEVKANKLSFLDGVKKGTFTVPGDGAIDFRPVFKLLDERGYKGWMVVEAEQDPALANPFEYAVKARRYIKETAGL
- the iolD gene encoding 3D-(3,5/4)-trihydroxycyclohexane-1,2-dione acylhydrolase (decyclizing) produces the protein MGKIRLTMAQALVRFLDNQYLLVDGVETKFVKGIFAIFGHGNVLGLGQALEQDSGELVVHQGRNEQGMAHAATGFAKQKLRQQIYACTSSVGPGAANMITAAATATANRIPLLLLPGDVYASRQPDPVLQQIEQSYDLSISTNDAFRAVSKYWDRIVRPEQLMSACINAMRVLTDPAETGAVTLCLPQDVQGEAYDYPDYFFQKRVHRLDRRPATAGMLEDALALLTAKRRPLLVCGGGVKYSQAGQALRDFAERFHIPFAETQAGKGTVPSSHEFNLGGIGETGCLAANTLARQADLVIGVGTRYTDFTTSSKWLFQDPDVDFLNINVSAFDAGKLDGVQVLADAREALSALSERLAQADYRAGWGNAIVDARSAQQQETARVYAVEYTGEGFVPEIDDHLDRDRVFAEFIEKTDSLLTQSRVLGVLNQHLPQDSVIVAAAGSLPGDLQRVWHNHGEQGYHVEYGYSCMGYEVNAALGVKLAEPNREVYAMVGDGAFMMLHSELVTSIQEGCKINVVLLDNMTNGCINNLQMEHGMDSYTTEFRFRNPQGGKLDGNLVPVNFAMLAAAYGCKTYSVTTEQQLIEALADARRQTVSTLLDIKVLPKTMVHKYLSWWRVGGAQVADSEKIVAVARKLQENIDKARDY
- a CDS encoding pirin family protein encodes the protein MIYLRKAEDRGHANHGWLDSWHTFSFANYYDADFMGFSALRVINEDVIDAGQGFGTHPHKDMEILTYVLSGTVEHQDSMGNKEQIQAGEFQIMSAGTGVRHSEYNGNNDRPLHLYQIWIIPDQVGLEPRYEQRMFDAPQGRQLVLSPDAREGSLKVFQDMTLSRWALKQDEQAECPIEAGRRVWIQVVRGKVVVNGQQAGTSDAFAVWDETALSIHADEDSEILLFDLPPV